One region of Deinococcus radiopugnans ATCC 19172 genomic DNA includes:
- the rpsF gene encoding 30S ribosomal protein S6, which yields MNQYDLNLILNPNLSAEQVQIEKDYIETTLKNSGAEMSNLDDVGNRRLAYAIDKDREGYYLMYTIKAGGNPEKDIASTLRLRDHVRRVLVVKDRPEWKTKKA from the coding sequence ATGAACCAGTACGACCTGAACCTGATCCTGAACCCCAACCTCAGCGCCGAGCAGGTGCAAATCGAGAAGGACTACATCGAAACCACGCTGAAGAACAGCGGGGCCGAGATGAGCAACCTCGACGACGTGGGCAACCGCCGCCTGGCTTACGCCATCGACAAGGACCGCGAGGGCTATTACCTGATGTACACCATCAAGGCCGGCGGCAACCCTGAAAAGGACATCGCCAGCACCCTGCGTCTGCGTGACCACGTGCGCCGCGTCCTGGTGGTCAAGGACCGCCCGGAATGGAAGACCAAGAAGGCCTGA
- a CDS encoding S41 family peptidase, giving the protein MNAKRLTIVGAALAATAAVAYAQLGGYTQANLTSTAEGKTLLNVIGDLKQYYLYPIDEDKLLRGAINGAVGSLNDEFTYYSQPEDNAIDQENLAGNFYGIGVQLIAANADGTGGKIDNVFKTGAAIGAGVQIGDVFVKVDDTEVITSKLNDIVRLVRGKQGTTVTITFARNGKPYTVKMERQPVTIVDVEETILPGNIGYIALNTFYNEKVSQQFRAAVADMKKKNVQKLILDLRDNGGGLLNAGVDVADQFMQSGPIVSLRDRNKKTEVFGRASNQKTDYTGKLVVLVNKNSASASEVVSGALQDVGRAQIIGEQTFGKGVAQIPLDLPDGGKIAIVANEWLTPKGRQIHKKGITPDIVVADTRYTAPLNFAGSGLKAGEKITLSVAGKPVTVTADKDGKFTYTGEIKRPSKSATQGEAVVDVPGDAILRKALDLLK; this is encoded by the coding sequence GTGAATGCCAAACGCCTGACCATCGTGGGGGCGGCCCTTGCGGCCACCGCCGCCGTCGCCTACGCCCAGCTTGGCGGGTACACCCAGGCCAACCTGACCAGCACCGCCGAGGGCAAGACGCTGCTCAACGTGATCGGTGACCTCAAGCAGTACTACCTGTACCCCATCGACGAGGACAAGCTGCTGCGCGGCGCGATCAACGGCGCCGTGGGCAGCCTGAACGACGAGTTCACGTACTACAGCCAGCCCGAGGACAATGCCATTGACCAGGAAAATCTGGCGGGCAACTTCTACGGCATCGGCGTACAGCTGATCGCCGCCAACGCGGACGGCACCGGCGGCAAGATCGACAACGTGTTCAAGACCGGCGCGGCCATCGGCGCGGGCGTGCAGATCGGCGACGTGTTCGTCAAGGTGGACGACACCGAGGTGATCACCAGCAAGCTGAACGACATCGTGCGGCTGGTGCGCGGCAAGCAGGGCACCACGGTCACCATCACCTTTGCCCGCAACGGCAAGCCCTACACGGTCAAGATGGAGCGCCAGCCGGTGACCATCGTGGACGTCGAGGAAACCATTCTGCCCGGCAACATCGGCTACATCGCCCTGAACACCTTCTACAACGAGAAGGTCAGCCAGCAGTTCCGCGCCGCCGTGGCCGACATGAAGAAGAAGAACGTGCAGAAGCTGATTCTGGACCTGCGCGACAACGGCGGCGGCCTGCTGAATGCCGGGGTGGACGTGGCCGACCAGTTCATGCAGAGCGGGCCGATTGTCAGCCTGCGCGACCGCAACAAGAAGACCGAGGTCTTTGGCCGGGCCAGCAACCAGAAGACCGACTACACCGGCAAACTGGTGGTGCTGGTCAACAAGAACAGCGCCTCGGCCTCTGAAGTGGTCTCCGGCGCCCTGCAGGACGTGGGCCGCGCCCAGATCATCGGCGAGCAGACATTCGGCAAGGGCGTGGCGCAGATTCCGCTGGACCTGCCCGACGGCGGCAAGATCGCCATCGTCGCCAACGAGTGGCTGACCCCCAAGGGCCGCCAGATTCACAAGAAGGGCATCACCCCCGACATCGTGGTGGCCGACACCCGCTACACCGCCCCGCTGAACTTCGCGGGCAGCGGCCTCAAGGCGGGCGAGAAAATCACCCTGAGCGTGGCGGGCAAGCCGGTGACCGTCACCGCCGACAAGGACGGCAAGTTCACGTACACCGGCGAGATCAAGCGCCCCAGCAAGAGCGCCACGCAGGGCGAGGCCGTGGTGGACGTGCCGGGCGACGCCATCCTGCGAAAGGCGCTGGACCTGCTGAAATAA
- the ftsE gene encoding cell division ATP-binding protein FtsE — protein MIQFHSVTLSYPITGTLALDDVSLQIGKGEFAYLVGHSGAGKSSFMNLVLKRALPTRGEVRVAGQSLKHYKGRRTALLRRRMGTVFQDNLLLSHLNAYDNVAFALRVTGVHGREWPGRVTAALRTVGLEHKKYALPVQLSQGEQQRVAIARAIVSDPPLLLADEPTGNLDPENSREVLKVLQNVNLRGTTVVVATHARDLVESYRHRTLTLRKGKLVRDDPYGGYAL, from the coding sequence GTGATCCAGTTCCACAGCGTCACGCTGTCGTATCCCATCACCGGCACACTGGCCCTAGACGACGTGAGCCTGCAGATCGGCAAGGGCGAGTTCGCGTATCTGGTGGGCCATTCGGGCGCTGGCAAGAGCAGCTTCATGAATCTGGTGCTCAAGCGGGCGCTGCCCACGCGCGGCGAGGTCCGGGTGGCCGGGCAGTCCCTGAAGCACTACAAGGGGCGGCGCACGGCGCTGCTGCGCCGCCGCATGGGCACCGTGTTTCAGGACAACCTGCTGCTCTCGCACCTGAACGCCTACGACAACGTGGCCTTCGCGCTGCGGGTGACCGGCGTGCACGGGCGCGAGTGGCCGGGCCGGGTTACGGCAGCGCTGCGGACGGTCGGGCTGGAACACAAGAAGTACGCCCTGCCGGTGCAGCTGTCGCAGGGCGAGCAGCAGCGGGTGGCGATTGCCCGCGCCATCGTGAGTGACCCACCGCTGCTGCTGGCCGACGAGCCCACCGGCAACCTGGACCCCGAGAACAGCCGCGAGGTGCTCAAGGTGCTGCAGAACGTCAATCTGCGCGGCACCACGGTCGTGGTCGCCACCCACGCCCGCGATCTGGTGGAAAGCTACCGCCACCGCACCCTGACGCTGCGCAAGGGCAAGCTGGTGCGCGACGACCCGTACGGGGGGTACGCGCTGTGA
- a CDS encoding cell division protein FtsX, translating into MIYHLRQALLAMRGNFTATLATLVTMTLTLLMLGFVLLLTLNVNRTLGQLESQVEVAAFLTPEADTAGLLSQVRGLPQVREARLVSSAQVLEEMSQISPYTRDAAGLVGNPFPDTLRMKVSRVEDSRTVAAVVANLVGVDGVEYGAGYVDPTVKTLTAVRGAGYALVGLLLLGTLFNILNAVRVAMYARRDEISVMRLLGATRSFIRMPHVIEGLIVGVLAAALSLALLTPAYLGLAVRVRELAPVFPVVTDPGTLLPVLGGVAGLGILIGFLGSLFASRRYLRELE; encoded by the coding sequence GTGATCTACCACCTGCGTCAGGCGCTGCTGGCCATGCGCGGCAATTTCACGGCCACGCTGGCGACGCTGGTGACCATGACCCTGACCCTGCTGATGCTGGGGTTCGTGCTGCTGCTGACCCTGAACGTGAACCGCACGCTGGGCCAGCTGGAATCGCAGGTGGAGGTGGCGGCCTTCCTGACGCCGGAGGCCGACACCGCCGGACTGCTGTCGCAGGTCAGAGGCCTGCCGCAGGTGCGCGAGGCCCGGCTGGTGAGCAGCGCGCAGGTGCTGGAGGAGATGAGCCAGATTTCGCCGTACACCCGCGACGCGGCGGGGCTGGTGGGCAACCCCTTTCCCGACACCCTGCGCATGAAGGTCAGCCGGGTGGAGGATTCGCGCACAGTGGCGGCGGTGGTGGCCAATCTGGTCGGCGTGGACGGCGTGGAGTACGGCGCAGGCTACGTGGACCCCACCGTCAAGACGCTGACCGCCGTGCGCGGCGCCGGCTACGCGCTGGTGGGTCTGCTGCTGCTGGGCACGCTGTTTAACATCCTGAATGCCGTGCGGGTGGCGATGTACGCCCGCCGCGACGAGATCAGCGTGATGCGCCTGCTGGGGGCCACGCGCTCGTTTATCCGCATGCCGCACGTGATCGAGGGCCTGATCGTGGGGGTGCTGGCCGCCGCGCTGTCGCTGGCGCTGCTGACCCCTGCCTACCTGGGGCTGGCTGTGCGGGTGCGCGAACTGGCCCCGGTGTTCCCGGTGGTCACGGACCCCGGGACCCTACTGCCAGTGTTGGGCGGCGTGGCGGGGCTGGGCATCCTGATCGGCTTTCTGGGCAGCCTGTTCGCCAGCCGCCGCTACCTGCGGGAGCTGGAGTAG